The proteins below come from a single Flavobacterium lindanitolerans genomic window:
- the infB gene encoding translation initiation factor IF-2 translates to MSEERVIRINKVLRELNISLDRAVDYLKDRGIAIDANPNAKISDKEYDILQSQFAGDKGRKEASKEVGEEKRKEKEALRIEREREIEEKRKQEEERQRQEVIKAKAVLSGPKQVGKIDLEQKAPATEPAPKATEPTLAPEKPAEPVQEVVEKQAAPVETPKPVEVSKEEVKPEVVKEVKKETVAPKAENDQPVAEEAIATQYQKLSGTTFTGQTIDLSQFNKPKKKKEDPKAAPNKPGTPGAAGANANNNNKNKRKRIPGKPGTPQGGGQGQQTGNGPRPGGNNAGGNNANRNARPGFNKGNRPAVVAKVEPTEEEVKNQIRETLEKLQGKGNKSKAAKYRRDKRDTHRQKSDDEQRALEEGSKTIKVTEFVTVGEVATMMDVPITKVIGTCMALGIMVTMNQRLDAETLSIVADEFGYDVEFITTDIEEAQEIIEDKEEDLVTRAPIVTVMGHVDHGKTSLLDYIRKENVIAGESGGITQHIGAYAVTLDNGQKITFLDTPGHEAFTAMRARGAQVTDIAIIVAAADDDIMPQTKEAISHAQAAGVPMIFAINKIDKPAANPEKIKEQLAGMNLLVEDWGGKYQSHDISAKIGTGVKELLEKVLLEAEILDLKANPSKAAVGTVVEAQLDKGRGYVTTILVQAGTLRVGDYVLAGKNHGKVKAMYDERGNAVKEAGPSTPISILGLDGAPTAGDKFNVFEDEREAKQIAAKRTQLIREQSARTKKHTTLAELGRRIALGQFKELNIIIKGDVDGSVEALADSFSKLSTEEIEIKIIHKGVGAITETDVNLASASDAIIIGFNVRPSGNAKQLAEKEEIDIRNYSIIYDAIDDLKDAMEGMLSPEMKEEITGTAEIRETFKISKVGTIAGCMVTDGKIFRSSKIRLIRDGVVIYTGELATLKRFKDDVKEVSKGYDCGIQIKGYNDIEQMDIIEAFQEVAVKKKLK, encoded by the coding sequence ATGTCTGAAGAAAGAGTAATAAGAATAAACAAGGTTTTAAGGGAATTGAATATTTCGTTAGATAGAGCCGTTGACTATCTTAAGGATAGGGGTATTGCTATTGATGCTAACCCAAACGCAAAAATATCTGATAAGGAGTATGACATTCTGCAAAGTCAATTTGCTGGCGATAAGGGGAGAAAAGAGGCTTCTAAAGAAGTTGGGGAAGAAAAAAGAAAAGAGAAAGAGGCATTGCGTATTGAAAGAGAGCGTGAGATAGAGGAAAAACGCAAACAGGAAGAAGAACGCCAACGTCAGGAAGTCATCAAAGCTAAGGCTGTATTGAGCGGTCCTAAGCAAGTGGGGAAAATCGATTTGGAGCAAAAAGCTCCGGCGACAGAACCAGCTCCAAAAGCCACTGAGCCAACTCTTGCTCCAGAAAAACCTGCTGAGCCTGTACAGGAAGTTGTTGAAAAACAAGCGGCTCCGGTTGAAACGCCAAAGCCTGTTGAAGTTTCAAAAGAAGAGGTGAAGCCTGAGGTTGTGAAGGAAGTTAAAAAAGAAACAGTTGCGCCAAAGGCTGAAAATGACCAGCCTGTTGCTGAAGAAGCGATAGCAACACAATATCAAAAATTATCAGGAACTACTTTCACGGGCCAGACAATTGACTTGTCTCAATTTAACAAGCCTAAAAAGAAGAAGGAAGATCCGAAGGCGGCTCCAAATAAGCCGGGTACTCCTGGTGCTGCGGGTGCTAATGCCAACAACAATAACAAGAATAAAAGGAAGAGAATTCCTGGTAAGCCTGGAACTCCGCAAGGAGGTGGTCAAGGTCAGCAGACCGGAAATGGTCCGCGTCCGGGAGGCAATAATGCAGGCGGTAACAACGCCAATAGAAATGCCAGACCTGGTTTCAATAAAGGTAACAGACCTGCTGTTGTGGCAAAAGTTGAGCCAACAGAAGAAGAGGTTAAAAACCAAATCAGAGAAACCCTGGAAAAACTTCAGGGTAAAGGAAATAAATCTAAGGCTGCCAAATACAGAAGAGATAAAAGAGATACGCACCGTCAGAAATCTGATGATGAGCAAAGAGCACTGGAAGAAGGAAGCAAAACAATCAAGGTAACTGAATTCGTTACTGTTGGTGAAGTTGCTACGATGATGGATGTGCCAATTACTAAAGTTATCGGTACTTGTATGGCTTTGGGTATCATGGTGACCATGAACCAGCGTCTGGATGCAGAAACATTGTCAATCGTGGCTGATGAATTTGGCTATGATGTTGAATTTATTACAACTGACATCGAAGAAGCTCAGGAAATTATCGAAGATAAAGAAGAGGACTTGGTAACAAGAGCTCCGATAGTAACGGTGATGGGTCACGTTGACCACGGTAAAACTTCCCTTTTGGATTATATCCGTAAAGAAAACGTAATTGCGGGTGAATCGGGAGGAATTACACAGCACATTGGAGCCTATGCGGTAACTCTGGATAACGGACAAAAAATTACATTCCTTGATACTCCGGGTCACGAGGCGTTTACGGCGATGCGTGCCAGAGGAGCTCAGGTAACCGATATCGCCATTATTGTGGCTGCTGCCGATGACGATATTATGCCGCAAACCAAAGAAGCAATCAGCCATGCTCAGGCAGCTGGTGTTCCAATGATTTTTGCGATTAACAAGATTGATAAGCCGGCTGCTAATCCTGAAAAAATTAAGGAACAATTGGCAGGAATGAACTTATTGGTGGAAGATTGGGGTGGAAAATACCAATCGCATGATATTTCGGCTAAAATTGGTACCGGAGTTAAGGAGCTTTTGGAAAAAGTATTGCTTGAAGCAGAAATTCTTGACTTGAAAGCCAATCCTTCTAAAGCCGCAGTCGGAACTGTTGTTGAAGCACAGTTGGATAAAGGTAGAGGTTATGTGACTACAATTCTGGTTCAGGCCGGAACATTAAGAGTAGGTGATTATGTATTGGCCGGTAAAAACCACGGTAAGGTTAAGGCTATGTATGATGAAAGAGGAAATGCCGTTAAAGAAGCGGGACCTTCAACACCAATCTCTATTCTTGGTTTGGACGGAGCGCCAACAGCGGGTGACAAGTTCAATGTTTTTGAAGACGAAAGAGAAGCGAAGCAAATCGCGGCTAAGAGAACACAGTTAATCCGTGAGCAGTCTGCAAGAACCAAGAAACATACTACCCTGGCAGAACTTGGAAGAAGAATTGCTTTAGGTCAGTTTAAAGAATTGAATATTATTATTAAAGGAGACGTTGACGGTTCTGTTGAAGCATTGGCAGATTCGTTCTCTAAACTGTCTACGGAAGAAATCGAAATCAAGATCATTCATAAAGGTGTTGGTGCGATTACTGAGACCGATGTCAACCTGGCTTCTGCGTCAGATGCGATTATTATCGGATTTAACGTCAGACCTTCCGGAAATGCAAAACAATTGGCAGAGAAAGAAGAAATCGATATCCGTAACTACTCTATCATCTATGATGCAATTGATGACCTGAAAGATGCGATGGAAGGAATGCTTTCTCCTGAAATGAAGGAAGAAATCACCGGAACTGCTGAAATTCGTGAAACGTTCAAGATTTCTAAAGTGGGTACAATTGCCGGATGTATGGTTACAGACGGGAAAATCTTCAGAAGTTCTAAAATCCGCTTAATCCGTGACGGAGTAGTTATCTACACCGGCGAACTGGCAACCTTGAAACGTTTCAAAGACGACGTTAAAGAAGTGTCGAAAGGTTATGATTGCGGTATCCAGATTAAAGGTTATAATGACATCGAACAGATGGATATTATCGAAGCCTTCCAGGAAGTTGCAGTTAAGAAGAAACTGAAATAA
- a CDS encoding SPOR domain-containing protein — protein MRILSPKSLFLNASFIAFLTVSAHSQEKNIKVTQDPKFEQLLNEKRKINSSLTVNERYKIQIFNGDSENAKKMLQDFKKEFKTLDGTIVFNTPTYKVWIGNFKTKIEAERNLADLKKKYPNALLIKPGK, from the coding sequence ATGAGAATTTTAAGTCCGAAATCCCTATTCTTAAACGCTTCTTTCATAGCATTTTTAACAGTTTCAGCCCATTCACAAGAAAAAAACATTAAGGTCACACAAGACCCAAAATTTGAACAATTGCTAAACGAAAAGCGTAAAATCAACTCTTCTTTAACCGTAAATGAAAGGTATAAAATTCAGATTTTTAATGGCGATAGTGAGAACGCCAAGAAAATGCTGCAGGATTTCAAGAAAGAGTTCAAAACCCTGGATGGCACCATTGTTTTCAATACGCCAACCTACAAGGTATGGATTGGAAATTTTAAGACCAAAATTGAAGCCGAACGCAATCTGGCCGATTTAAAGAAAAAGTATCCGAACGCACTGCTTATAAAGCCCGGCAAATAG
- a CDS encoding c-type cytochrome, with the protein MKKVGNHNSISRILLFSLALMLTFSVSSFAQDPAAPAAEAAAPAAGAGDVAAGKALFNANCAACHKLDAKMTGPALRGVTERHDKKWLHAWIKDSQAMIKAGDAAAVKVFNENNKSVMTAFPQLSDADIDNILAYTSEPKAEPKAAAGGLSTDGGMEQGGVGVSNNVILGALALVMAMLVVMLFLVNNVLGKIAKANGVEPIKKEPTIPIWIAFARNQFLVLVTVIFLMLASGYFVYGYLMQVGVDQGYQPIQPIHYSHKIHAGDNGIDCKYCHSSARVSKTAGIPSLNVCMNCHKNISEVAETTATPEHSKAFYDGEIQKLYDAVGWDKTTQKYTGKTQPVKWVRIHNLPDFVYFNHSQHVSVAGVECQTCHGPVETFELMEQHSPLTMGWCVDCHRKTDVKMEGNAYYEKIHAELAKKYGKDKLTAAEMGGLECGKCHY; encoded by the coding sequence ATGAAAAAGGTGGGTAACCATAATTCGATTTCAAGAATATTACTGTTCAGTTTAGCGCTAATGCTAACATTTTCCGTTTCATCTTTTGCTCAAGATCCAGCTGCTCCAGCTGCCGAAGCCGCGGCTCCTGCTGCAGGTGCTGGCGATGTTGCTGCCGGTAAAGCGCTTTTTAATGCCAACTGTGCTGCGTGTCACAAATTAGACGCGAAGATGACAGGTCCGGCTTTGAGAGGCGTGACTGAAAGACATGACAAAAAATGGCTTCATGCCTGGATTAAAGATAGCCAGGCGATGATTAAGGCTGGTGATGCTGCTGCGGTAAAAGTTTTTAACGAAAACAACAAGTCGGTAATGACTGCATTCCCTCAGTTGTCTGATGCTGATATTGATAATATCCTGGCATATACATCTGAGCCAAAAGCTGAGCCTAAAGCTGCTGCTGGTGGTCTTTCTACTGATGGTGGAATGGAGCAAGGCGGTGTTGGTGTTTCCAACAATGTAATCCTTGGTGCGTTAGCTCTTGTTATGGCAATGTTGGTTGTGATGTTGTTCTTAGTGAACAATGTTCTTGGCAAGATTGCTAAAGCAAACGGTGTTGAGCCAATTAAGAAAGAGCCTACTATTCCAATCTGGATTGCTTTTGCCAGAAACCAATTCCTGGTTTTGGTTACTGTAATCTTCCTGATGCTAGCCAGCGGATACTTCGTATATGGTTATTTAATGCAGGTTGGTGTTGATCAGGGTTATCAGCCAATCCAGCCAATCCACTATTCTCACAAAATCCACGCCGGTGATAACGGTATCGACTGTAAATATTGCCACTCTTCTGCAAGAGTTAGTAAAACGGCAGGTATTCCTTCTTTGAATGTTTGTATGAACTGTCACAAGAATATCTCAGAAGTTGCTGAGACTACTGCAACTCCGGAACACAGTAAAGCTTTCTATGATGGAGAAATCCAAAAGCTATACGATGCGGTGGGTTGGGATAAGACAACTCAAAAATATACTGGAAAAACACAGCCTGTAAAATGGGTTAGAATTCATAATCTTCCTGACTTTGTTTACTTCAACCACTCTCAGCACGTTTCTGTTGCTGGTGTTGAATGTCAGACTTGCCACGGTCCGGTTGAAACATTTGAACTTATGGAACAACACTCACCGCTTACAATGGGTTGGTGTGTAGATTGCCACCGCAAGACAGATGTTAAGATGGAAGGTAATGCATACTACGAAAAAATCCATGCTGAGCTTGCTAAGAAGTATGGTAAAGACAAACTTACTGCCGCTGAAATGGGCGGATTGGAATGCGGTAAGTGTCACTATTAA
- a CDS encoding TAT-variant-translocated molybdopterin oxidoreductase codes for MSSNKKYWKSVEELNDNSSIVETLRNNEFAEPIPVEEFLGDKESLSATSTSRRDFLKYVGFSTAAASLAACEGPVIKSIPYVVQPEEIIPGVADYYATTMADGFDFANILIKTREGRPIKVENNIVDGVKLSANARVHASVLSLYDSTRLKQPKIAKKAASWSDVDAKVKASLNDAKANGGQVVLLTGTMASPSTDKLIAEFIAKNPSAKHVVYDAVSESNALDAFQMAYGERALADYDFSKSEVIVSVGADFLGDWQGGGFDSGYAKGRVPKNGKMSKHIQLESNMSLSGANADKRIPLTITDQKHALVKIYNIITGASVGTQKIAREEEVVKAAQQLKSAGSKGVLVSGLDDLNAQLLVFAINNALKSEAFNPSGARLTRKGDAKAVAQLVADMKAGNVHTLIMNGVNPVYTLAASKDFAEGLKKVKLSVAFSLKEDETAVLSTIAAPAPHYLESWGDVTISKGNYSIMQPTIRPLFDSRQFQEAILLWSDNSTSYYDYLKAVGSSIASGTTWNKLVHDGVYATPVTAVSGGNADYAKAASDLAQAKKLGEFELVLYTKTGMGDGQQANNPWLQEFPDPITRVSWDNYVTVSRADAEKLGVENYNVANGGLNGSYVSIEVGGAKLEKVPVIIQPGQAVGTIGVALGYGRKESLKEEMQVGVNAYTLYAGSNANQGAKVAKVSGDHEFACVQLQRTLMGRGDILKETTLSVFNDPKVDASVWNPAPMVSLDHNPVKANTVDLWDSFDRTIGHHFKLSIDLNSCTGCGACVIACHAENNVPVVGKAEVRRSRDMHWLRIDRYYSSEETFAKDNEKKEGFEGLFGDKGSLGGFGEMEHPSDNPQVAFQPVMCQHCNHAPCETVCPVAATSHGRQGQNHMAYNRCVGTRYCANNCPYKVRRFNWFLYNKNSEFDFHMNDDLGRMVLNPDVVVRSRGVMEKCSFCIQSTQAVILKAKREGRPVKEGEFNDACACSAACTSGSMVFGDVNEKESPVAKLEQDPRMYHLLEHVGTKPNVFYHVKVRNT; via the coding sequence ATGTCATCAAACAAAAAATACTGGAAAAGTGTTGAAGAACTAAACGATAATAGTTCTATTGTTGAGACGCTCAGAAATAACGAATTCGCAGAACCAATTCCTGTGGAAGAGTTTTTAGGAGACAAAGAATCATTATCAGCAACATCAACATCACGTCGTGATTTCTTAAAATATGTAGGATTTAGTACAGCAGCAGCATCTTTAGCGGCTTGCGAAGGTCCGGTAATTAAGTCGATTCCTTACGTAGTACAGCCGGAAGAAATTATTCCTGGTGTTGCAGATTATTATGCGACAACTATGGCTGACGGATTTGATTTTGCTAACATCTTGATCAAAACCCGTGAAGGTCGTCCAATTAAAGTTGAAAACAATATTGTTGACGGAGTAAAACTTAGTGCTAATGCAAGGGTTCATGCTTCCGTTCTTTCTTTATACGACAGTACTCGTCTAAAACAGCCTAAAATTGCAAAAAAGGCCGCTTCATGGTCTGATGTTGATGCAAAAGTTAAAGCTAGCTTAAACGATGCAAAAGCAAATGGAGGTCAGGTAGTATTGCTTACAGGAACAATGGCGAGTCCATCTACTGATAAGCTGATTGCTGAATTCATTGCAAAGAATCCTTCTGCAAAACATGTAGTTTATGATGCGGTTTCTGAATCCAATGCTTTGGATGCTTTCCAAATGGCATATGGAGAAAGAGCTTTGGCAGATTATGATTTCTCTAAATCAGAAGTAATCGTTTCTGTTGGTGCTGATTTTCTGGGAGACTGGCAAGGTGGAGGATTCGACTCAGGATATGCAAAAGGACGTGTTCCGAAAAACGGAAAAATGTCTAAGCACATCCAGTTGGAGTCAAATATGTCTTTATCAGGAGCAAATGCTGATAAGCGTATACCATTGACAATTACAGACCAAAAACATGCTTTGGTTAAAATTTATAATATCATCACAGGTGCTTCTGTTGGAACTCAAAAAATTGCAAGAGAAGAAGAAGTGGTAAAAGCGGCGCAGCAGCTTAAATCGGCAGGATCAAAAGGAGTTTTGGTTTCTGGTTTGGATGATTTGAATGCACAATTGCTTGTGTTTGCTATCAACAATGCATTAAAATCGGAAGCATTCAATCCTTCCGGTGCAAGATTGACCAGAAAAGGTGATGCTAAAGCAGTTGCTCAATTAGTAGCTGATATGAAAGCAGGTAATGTTCATACATTGATTATGAATGGTGTAAACCCGGTTTACACACTTGCGGCTTCAAAAGATTTTGCTGAAGGCTTGAAGAAAGTAAAATTATCAGTAGCCTTCTCTTTGAAAGAAGACGAAACTGCTGTTCTTTCAACAATTGCCGCTCCGGCTCCTCACTACCTGGAATCTTGGGGAGATGTTACAATTTCTAAAGGGAATTACAGCATCATGCAACCAACGATTCGTCCATTATTCGATTCAAGACAATTCCAGGAAGCTATTTTGCTTTGGTCTGATAATTCAACTTCTTACTACGATTACCTAAAAGCTGTCGGTTCTTCAATTGCTTCAGGAACAACCTGGAACAAACTGGTTCACGATGGTGTTTATGCTACGCCTGTAACTGCCGTTTCTGGTGGTAATGCAGATTATGCTAAAGCAGCTTCTGATTTGGCTCAGGCTAAAAAACTAGGTGAATTTGAATTGGTTCTTTATACTAAAACAGGAATGGGAGACGGCCAGCAGGCTAACAACCCATGGTTACAGGAATTCCCGGATCCGATTACGCGTGTTTCATGGGATAACTATGTAACTGTTTCAAGAGCTGATGCTGAAAAATTAGGGGTAGAAAACTACAACGTGGCAAACGGAGGTTTGAACGGAAGTTATGTTTCTATCGAAGTTGGTGGAGCGAAACTGGAAAAAGTTCCTGTTATCATCCAGCCAGGTCAGGCAGTAGGAACAATTGGTGTTGCTTTAGGTTATGGCCGTAAAGAATCATTAAAAGAAGAAATGCAGGTAGGTGTTAATGCCTACACATTATATGCAGGCTCAAATGCAAATCAAGGCGCGAAAGTTGCTAAAGTTAGCGGTGATCACGAATTTGCCTGCGTTCAGTTGCAAAGAACATTGATGGGAAGAGGAGATATTCTTAAAGAAACGACTCTTAGCGTATTCAATGACCCTAAAGTGGATGCCAGCGTATGGAACCCGGCTCCAATGGTTTCGTTAGACCACAATCCTGTTAAGGCAAATACAGTTGACTTATGGGATTCGTTTGACAGAACAATCGGACACCACTTTAAATTATCTATTGACTTAAATTCATGTACAGGTTGTGGTGCTTGCGTCATTGCTTGTCATGCTGAAAATAACGTTCCTGTTGTAGGAAAAGCTGAAGTTAGAAGAAGCCGTGATATGCACTGGTTGCGTATTGACAGATACTATTCTTCTGAAGAGACTTTCGCAAAAGACAACGAGAAAAAAGAAGGATTCGAAGGATTGTTCGGAGATAAAGGTTCTCTTGGAGGATTTGGAGAAATGGAACACCCTTCAGATAACCCTCAGGTAGCATTCCAGCCGGTAATGTGTCAGCACTGTAACCACGCTCCTTGTGAGACTGTTTGTCCGGTTGCTGCAACATCACACGGTCGTCAGGGACAAAACCACATGGCTTACAACAGATGTGTTGGAACCCGTTACTGTGCTAACAACTGTCCGTACAAAGTACGTCGTTTCAACTGGTTCCTGTACAACAAAAACTCTGAATTTGATTTCCACATGAATGACGATTTAGGTCGTATGGTATTGAACCCGGATGTAGTTGTTCGTTCAAGAGGGGTTATGGAAAAATGTTCATTCTGTATCCAGTCAACTCAAGCTGTCATCTTGAAAGCGAAGAGAGAAGGAAGACCGGTTAAAGAAGGTGAATTCAATGATGCTTGTGCTTGTTCTGCAGCATGTACTTCAGGTTCGATGGTGTTTGGAGATGTAAATGAGAAAGAAAGTCCTGTTGCTAAATTAGAGCAAGACCCAAGAATGTATCATTTGCTAGAACATGTTGGAACAAAACCTAATGTATTCTATCACGTAAAAGTTAGAAATACCTAG
- the nrfD gene encoding NrfD/PsrC family molybdoenzyme membrane anchor subunit → MSSHYEAPIRKPLVIGDKSYHDVTVDVAAPVEGKANKQWWIVFSISLVAFLWGLGCIIYTISTGIGSWGLNKTIGWAWDITNFVWWVGIGHAGTLISAVLLLFRQKWRMAINRSAEAMTIFSVVQAGLFPIIHMGRPWLGYWVLPIPNQFGSLWVNFNSPLLWDVFAISTYLSVSLVFWWTGLLPDFAMLRDRAITPFTKRIYSILSFGWSGRAKDWQRFEEVSLVLAGLATPLVLSVHTIVSFDFATSVIPGWHTTIFPPYFVAGAVFSGFAMVNTLLIIMRKVSNLEAYITLQHIELMNIVIMITGSIVGVAYITELFVAWYSGVEYEQYAFLNRATGPYAWAYWAMMTCNVFSPQFMWFKKLRTSIMFSFVISIVVNIGMWFERFVIIVTSLHRDYLPSSWTMFSPTFVDIGIFVGTIGFFFVLFLLYARSFPVIAQAEVKTILKSSGENYKKQREENKHSHHE, encoded by the coding sequence ATGTCGTCTCATTACGAAGCACCCATTAGAAAACCTTTAGTTATAGGTGATAAATCTTATCACGATGTAACAGTAGATGTAGCTGCACCTGTTGAAGGGAAAGCCAACAAACAATGGTGGATTGTATTTTCAATCTCCCTAGTCGCATTCCTTTGGGGATTAGGCTGTATCATATATACTATCTCTACTGGTATCGGTTCATGGGGATTAAATAAAACAATTGGATGGGCTTGGGATATCACTAACTTCGTTTGGTGGGTTGGTATCGGTCACGCTGGAACGCTGATTTCCGCAGTACTTTTATTATTCCGTCAAAAATGGAGAATGGCGATTAACCGTTCTGCAGAAGCAATGACCATCTTCTCGGTTGTTCAGGCGGGTCTTTTCCCAATCATCCACATGGGTCGTCCATGGTTAGGATACTGGGTATTGCCAATTCCAAACCAGTTCGGGTCACTTTGGGTTAACTTTAACTCACCGTTGCTTTGGGACGTATTCGCGATTTCTACGTATCTTTCTGTATCATTGGTTTTCTGGTGGACAGGTTTACTTCCGGATTTCGCAATGCTTAGAGACAGAGCAATCACTCCTTTCACAAAAAGAATTTATTCTATCCTGAGCTTCGGTTGGAGCGGTAGAGCAAAAGACTGGCAACGTTTCGAAGAAGTTTCTTTGGTTCTTGCAGGTTTGGCAACGCCACTTGTACTTTCTGTACACACAATCGTATCTTTTGACTTCGCAACATCCGTAATTCCAGGATGGCATACTACAATCTTCCCTCCGTACTTCGTTGCAGGAGCGGTATTCTCAGGATTCGCAATGGTAAACACCCTGCTTATCATCATGAGAAAAGTTTCTAACCTTGAAGCTTATATCACACTACAACATATCGAATTGATGAACATTGTAATCATGATTACAGGTTCTATCGTAGGTGTGGCTTATATCACTGAGTTGTTCGTTGCATGGTATTCAGGTGTTGAATACGAACAATATGCATTCCTGAACAGAGCTACAGGTCCTTACGCTTGGGCTTACTGGGCGATGATGACATGTAACGTATTCTCTCCTCAGTTCATGTGGTTCAAAAAATTAAGAACAAGTATCATGTTCTCTTTCGTTATCTCGATTGTGGTAAACATCGGTATGTGGTTTGAGCGTTTCGTAATTATCGTAACTTCATTGCACAGAGATTACCTTCCATCTTCTTGGACAATGTTCTCACCAACATTCGTTGATATTGGAATATTTGTCGGAACAATCGGTTTCTTCTTTGTATTATTCTTGTTATATGCTAGATCTTTCCCTGTGATTGCTCAAGCAGAGGTTAAGACAATCTTGAAATCTTCTGGAGAAAACTATAAAAAACAAAGAGAAGAAAATAAACATTCACACCATGAGTAA
- a CDS encoding DUF3341 domain-containing protein gives MSNKVIYAIYNDDDVLMDAVKKTRAAHHHIEEVFTPFPVHGLDKAMGISPTRLAICAFLYGLVGLSVATTMMNYIMISDWPQDIGGKPSFSYIENMPAFVPVMFEMTVFFAAHLMVITFYMRSRLWPFKKAENPDVRTTDDHFLMEVAVHGDENELVAFFQNTGAVEVKVIEKH, from the coding sequence ATGAGTAATAAAGTTATATACGCTATTTATAATGATGATGACGTGCTTATGGATGCCGTTAAGAAAACACGTGCAGCTCATCACCATATTGAAGAAGTTTTCACGCCTTTTCCAGTTCACGGATTGGACAAAGCAATGGGAATATCTCCAACCCGATTAGCAATCTGTGCTTTCTTATACGGATTAGTAGGTCTTTCTGTGGCAACAACAATGATGAACTACATCATGATTTCTGACTGGCCTCAGGATATCGGTGGAAAGCCAAGTTTCAGCTATATCGAAAACATGCCGGCTTTCGTCCCGGTTATGTTCGAGATGACTGTTTTCTTTGCTGCCCACTTAATGGTAATCACATTCTACATGAGAAGTAGATTGTGGCCATTCAAAAAAGCAGAAAACCCGGATGTAAGAACTACAGACGATCACTTTTTGATGGAAGTTGCAGTTCATGGAGACGAGAATGAATTAGTTGCATTCTTTCAAAATACTGGAGCAGTAGAAGTTAAAGTAATAGAAAAGCATTAA
- a CDS encoding c-type cytochrome, protein MKSLYKITLLVGIAITAVSCHNKRKPNYQYFPNMYESVGYETYSESGAFKDGKEGQLPAKGSIPRGFQPYEYENSTAGYELAKANLKSPLDSIARNSDKGAKLFGIYCAICHGEKGDGKGNLVKREKFLGVPSYADRVITEGSVFHVETYGLNAMGSHANQLSVEERWMVAAYVMKLKSEL, encoded by the coding sequence ATGAAAAGTTTATATAAAATAACACTTTTAGTAGGAATCGCGATAACAGCAGTTTCTTGTCACAACAAGAGAAAGCCAAATTATCAATACTTTCCTAATATGTATGAATCAGTAGGTTATGAAACCTATTCTGAGTCTGGTGCTTTTAAAGATGGAAAAGAAGGGCAATTACCTGCAAAAGGTTCAATTCCAAGAGGTTTCCAGCCTTATGAATATGAAAATTCAACAGCCGGTTATGAATTGGCAAAAGCTAATTTGAAATCTCCATTAGATTCAATTGCAAGAAATTCTGACAAGGGAGCGAAGCTATTCGGAATCTATTGTGCAATCTGCCACGGAGAAAAAGGAGACGGAAAAGGTAACCTGGTTAAAAGAGAGAAATTCTTAGGTGTTCCTAGCTATGCTGATAGAGTTATCACTGAAGGAAGTGTTTTTCACGTAGAGACTTACGGATTGAATGCAATGGGTTCTCATGCGAATCAATTATCTGTTGAAGAGCGTTGGATGGTTGCAGCTTATGTGATGAAACTAAAAAGTGAATTATAA